GAACAGCAGCGTGGTCGCGCTGAAGGCGATCAGCGTGGCGATGGCGGGCAGAGGCTCGTCGTCCTCCAAGGGAAGCCCCGGCATGCCAGCGACGCCGATTGCCTGGGCAATGGCATTGGCCATGGTCTGAAGTGCGAGGAAGAACACACGCGCCAAAAGGCCGATGCCCGCCCCGATCGCCACTTCCGACGTCACCGACATGACAAAGCCGACCGCATTGGACGGCGAGGCCACCCCACCCATCTCATTGGCAAGCATGGGGGAGAAGGCAAGCGAGATGGCGACGGCGAGGAACAGCCGCACCTGCACCGGGAGATGCCGCCCCCCGATACCAGGCAGCAGCATGAGGCAAGCGCCCACGCGGCAGAAGACGAGAAAGGCGGCGAAGACCGCATGGCTCGCCTCCGCGCTCATGCAATGACGCCCAGCGACTGGATTTCCACACCACGGGCGATCTCCACATGGGAGAGCACGGGAAGAGAGGGGAACATGCGCTCGATGATCATCCGCACATAAGGCCGCGCATCGGGGGCGGTGACGAGAATGAAAGGCGCCCCTTGCTTCATCCGCTCACGCACGGCGGCGGACGCCTCGGTGCCGAACTGCTCGACAAGCCGCGGATCGATATCGAACTCGATCACCTCGCCCTTCGCGTCCCGCTTCAGGCTCTGGTGGAAGGTCAGATCCCAGCGGCTGCCAAGCCGCAGCACCCGCAACACGCCGCCCTCCGCGAGGTCACCGCAAATCTGCTGGGCCATTCGCATGCGCACGTGCTCCGCCACCTGCTCCGAACGCCGGGCATGGGGAACAATCTCAGCGATTGCTTCCAGGATGAGGTGCAGGTTGCGCACAGAAACGCGCTCGGACAGCAGCAGCTTGAGCACCGCCTGCAACCCGGAAAAGGAGATTTGGGACGGGCAGATGTCCTCGATGAGACGCTTATATTCGGGATCAAGGCGATCCAAGAGCGCCCTCATATCCTTATAGGACAGGAGTTGCGGCAAGTTGTTGGAGATGACTTCGCTCACATGTGTGAGCATCACGGTGGTATTGTCCACAGGTGTGAAGCCTTCCCTGCGCACCTCCGCCGCATAAGCCTCCGCCACCCACATGGCCTTCATGCCGAAGGCGGGCTCGCGCACCTCCTCGCCGGGCACATCCGGCGGGCGGCCTTCCCCGGTCACCACCAGGAGTTCGCCGATGCGCATGTCATGGGCAGCAACCACTGTGCCGTGAATCTTGATCTGGTAAGTCTTGGCCGGAACCGACAGGCTTTCCGACATGCGGATGTCCGGCACGACGAAGCCGTAGCGCATGGCGAATTTGCGCCGCATCTTGGAGACGCGGTTCGAAAGCTCTGTCGGCGAGCGCAGCACAGTCCCCGCCAGTTGCTTGCCGACGCAAACCTCGATTTCCGGCGTCCGGAGCGATTCCTTGACGCTCTCACGCGCCTCCTTCTGCGCGGCCGCCGCCTCTTCCGCCACCTTGGCGTCCGCCGCCGCCTTCTGGCGGGCGATCTGCTTGGGAATGACATAGCCCACATAGGCCATCACCCCCGCGAGGGCGGCAAAGGGCGGGAAGGGAAGGCCGGGAACCAGGGACAGCGAGAACAGGAGGCCGGCGGCGACGAAGAGCGCCCGAGGATAGGCCCCCAGTTGCCCAAGCACCGCCTTTTCCGCCCGTCCCCGCGTGCCACCTTTGGACACAAGCAGGCCGGCGGAAAGGGAGACGATCAGGGCTGGAATCTGTGAGACGAGGCCGTCCCCCACCGAG
This genomic interval from Aquabacter sp. L1I39 contains the following:
- a CDS encoding flagellar biosynthetic protein FliR — encoded protein: MLLPGIGGRHLPVQVRLFLAVAISLAFSPMLANEMGGVASPSNAVGFVMSVTSEVAIGAGIGLLARVFFLALQTMANAIAQAIGVAGMPGLPLEDDEPLPAIATLIAFSATTLLFASDLHLELIKGIFESYRRIPPSASFTLRFALPDLVDQLTAAYLLAVRLSSPFIIYSIVANLAVGIANKFTPQIPVYFVATPFVMAGGLLLLYMIADSFLGNFIQVVGAWLKGG
- the flhA gene encoding flagellar biosynthesis protein FlhA — protein: MSDIAADGVAVGNSRRDIGFAIGVVAILAVLFLPIPTFLIDIGLALSIALSVLILMVALWIQKPLEFSSFPTILLIATLLRLALGVATTRLILADGGDGVHAAGRIIQGFSQLVMSGDFVIGIVVFVILVTVNFLVITKGATRIAEVGARFTLDAIPGKQMAIDADLNAGLIDDKEAQRRRSELEEESAFFGSMDGASKFVRGEAIASLITIAVNIFGGIIIGVTRHGMPLGEAADIFTRLSVGDGLVSQIPALIVSLSAGLLVSKGGTRGRAEKAVLGQLGAYPRALFVAAGLLFSLSLVPGLPFPPFAALAGVMAYVGYVIPKQIARQKAAADAKVAEEAAAAQKEARESVKESLRTPEIEVCVGKQLAGTVLRSPTELSNRVSKMRRKFAMRYGFVVPDIRMSESLSVPAKTYQIKIHGTVVAAHDMRIGELLVVTGEGRPPDVPGEEVREPAFGMKAMWVAEAYAAEVRREGFTPVDNTTVMLTHVSEVISNNLPQLLSYKDMRALLDRLDPEYKRLIEDICPSQISFSGLQAVLKLLLSERVSVRNLHLILEAIAEIVPHARRSEQVAEHVRMRMAQQICGDLAEGGVLRVLRLGSRWDLTFHQSLKRDAKGEVIEFDIDPRLVEQFGTEASAAVRERMKQGAPFILVTAPDARPYVRMIIERMFPSLPVLSHVEIARGVEIQSLGVIA